GACTAGTCTCCATGGAGACACCGGAAACTTGCTCTGACCTAGTGGTTCGCCGCGCCGCTGCAGCGGCGGACTTTGGTTCCGCCGACGTTGCGGCCCGGAAGTGCGGCCTTGAAAGTGGTGAGCTGGAGGCGGCCACCGCCCGGCCTGGTGCCTGAGGAGGAGCCGGAGGTGGGGTCAGGCGGGCATCCCCCTGCCGCAGGGCCGGCGGGGAGGCCGGGGCGTGCCAGGGGAGGGGCGCCCGCGCTAGGCTTGGAGCGCGCGCCGCAGACGTGAGGGGGCGCTGCAGGACGGGGGCACTTCGCGGGCAAGAGCGCGGAGGCGGGAAACCTAgtcggctggggctggggcgggcgCAGCCGGAGCAGATCAGAGAAGAGGGTGCTGGACTCAGGGTGAGGCTCGGGCTATGGCGCAGAGAATGGGAGAGGGTTCTCGGAGCAAAGTGCATGGCGTGGGCAAAAGCGTGGTGGCGAGGACGCCTGGGTGCAGCGTCTCAAGGTGGGCCTTTGTTCCGAGGCGCCCAGAGGCTCTGCTGCACCTGCACTATAGTTGGAGCCTGCTGGGGAGCACGGCGGGGGTGGATCGGAAGAGGAAGGGTTCAGTCCCTACGGATTGAGGCGCAGGTTTCTGCCCCCGTTGCCCGGGCATGGATTTGAAGTCCTTTAGGTGCTTGGGTGAAAAAAGACGGTGAAGGGTGCTTGTGGCAGAGGTAACGGTACGTGCAGAGTTGGCCTGTTTAAGGAATTGCCTGGAGAGCTCTGAGCTAAGGAGGGTCCCGAATTGTTAGGTCTGAACAGGCTCCCTCTGGCTGTCGCGTCGGGAATAGACCGGGAGGTGGGGGGACGCGAGGAGGTTACTGGGGCAGTGGAGGTGTGCAAAGTGGTCTGAGGGGTCAGGTATGGATCATGAATGGCCCCAGCAAAAGAAAGTTTGTTTGGGCTTAAGGCGCCCGAGGGGGTGAGTCTGAGACCGAAGTAGACCCCGAGGGGTTAAGAGAGGCCTCACCTGAGCCAGGCTGGTGCAGAGTGGGTGGGTCTCAGGGTGTGTCTTGTGTCCCGACTGATGCTTCTCCCCTAGACTGGAGGTGTGTGTGGCCTGGGTGTGGGGTGAGCCTCTATCTAAGatagaggggaaactgaggccaagcaAGCATGGTGCCTGTTTGACGGTGAAGTAGCTGAGCTTCTCAGATTCCCATTGTTCCCAGGGGGATGGTACCCCTTTCCCTTTCCAGTGTCTGAGGGTGGGCAGTGCTGGGATTTCGAGGCCACAGTTTAGCAAGAAGTGTCCATATTGCTCAGCCATGCTGATCTTGAGGCCTCTGCCGCTCCACCTGCACCCAACCAATCACACACCCCTGCACAGTCCACAAGCCCCCTCTCTATGCCTCACCCACACCCTGCGCCCCACAGGCCCAATCAAGATTCCAGGAAGCATCAGGCTGCAGGAGGCATCTCCCGCTAGCTGTGCTGGAGCGGCCCAGAGACCATGTCTTTTCCTCCCACAGGGCACCTGCTAGGCTAATGCCCAACCTAGTCTCAACTCTGTGTGGCTATGCACACCCCGAATCGCTTAGCCCCAGAGGCAGTTCATGCCAGCCGCACCCCTGCGAAGACTTCCATGTACACTAGTTACCGTAGCCAGGTTCTGAGGCAGCGGACCTCGGTCTGCACAGGGCCTCGGATGTTCCGAGGTTGGGGGCTGTATCAAGGGGAGATCAAAAAGAAGCCACTCGTGGTGGGAGTCGCAGCCAgcagggtggggagtgggtgagacacggaagcctgttctagatagGGGTCCCCGCCCTCTCCTCCACAGGGTGTCCTGTCAGAGGAGGATGTGGGGAAGGCTATGGATACCAGAGTTCCGGGAAGGGTGGGTGGGGCAAAATAGGGGAAGCTAGCCCTGGAGCTCCCCACGCTGGCAGTAAGCAAGACCGGAGGGCAGCAAACCTTTGGTATCCCCAGCCCTCTCACAGCGGCGTGCTGGGGGCTGCAGAGGTAGAGGGggtcctggggtgggggcagggagtccTGCTGTGTTGGGAACCAGGACTTCGAGGGGCCAGGGGCATTGGAGAAGGCTGGGGTTCCTGAAGCCTGGGGGCGTGGTTCACCCTTGGGCCCTGTCCCGCTGAAGGGATGGGAACGCTGGGGCAGAGGGGGGTCCCTGGCCGACTTCCTCTTGCCCACACCCGCTCGTCCGGTGCAGATGGCGGCGGCGGAGGCGGTGCACCACATCCACCTGCAGAACTTCTCGCGATCCCTGCTTGAGACCCTCAACGGGCAGCGGCTGGGCGGGCACTTCTGTGACGTGACTGTGCGCATCCGCGAGGCCTCACTGCGTGCACACCGCTGCGTGCTGGCCGCCGGCTCGCCCTTCTTCCAGGACAAATTGCTGCTCGGCCACTCTGAGATCCGCGTGCCGCCTGTGGTGCCCGCGCAGACGGTGCGCCAGCTCGTCGAGTTCCTCTACAGCGGCTCGCTCGTGGTGGCGCAGGGTGAAGCGCTGCAGGTGCTCACGGCCGCGTCGGTGCTGCGCATCCAGACGGTCATAGACGAATGCACGCAAATCATAGCCCGCGCCCGCGCCCCTGCCCCGGGCACCCCCGCGCCCGCGCCCCTGCCCACGCCCGTGCCCCCGCCGCTCGCGCCCGCGCAGCTGCGCCACCGCCTGCGCCACTTGCTGGCCGCGCGACCCCCGGGCCACCCCGGTGCCGCGCACACACGCAAGCAGCGCCAGCCCGCGCGCCTGCAGCTGCCCGCGCCCCCCGCGCCTGCCAAGGCGGAGGGATCGGATGCCGACCCTGCCCTGACCGCTGCCCCAGACGACGGCGGGGACGACGACGACGACGAGACCGATGAGGAGACCGACGGCGAGGATGGCGAAGGCGGCGGCCCGGGTGAGGGCCAGGCGCCCCCTTCTTTCCCCGACTGCGCCGCCGGCTTCCTACCCGCGGCCGCGGACGGCGCGCGCGAGGAGCCGCCTGCACCCGCCGGCCTCTCCGATTACGGCGGCGCCGGGAGGGACTTCCTCCGGGGGACTTCGGCTGCCGAGGACGTGTTCCCCGACAGCTACGTCTCCGCTTGGCAAGACGGAGATCAAACCGCCCCTGAAGGCTGTCCCGCCGAGACCCCTGCCCCGCCCGACTGTGTCCTATCTGGACCCCGCCCACCTGGCGTGAAGACCCCCGGGCCGCCCGTCGCGCTTTTCCCCTTTCATCTGGGCGCTCCCGGGCCGCCAGCGCAACCCCCTCCCGCGTCCTCGGGGCCGGCCCCTGCGCCCCCACCCGCCTTCTACCCAGCGCTCCAGCCGGACGCAGCTCCCAGCGCGCCTCTAGGGGAGGCCCCGGCCCCACCGGCCGCTCCCAGCGCAGCCCCCTCGACCACCCCTGCGCGCGCCCCGGGTGCCGAGCCGCCCGCCTATGAGTGCAGTCACTGCCACAAGACGTTCAGCTCCCGGAAGAACTACACCAAGCACATGTTCATCCACTCGGGTGAGCCGGGCTGGGTGTCTGAGCCCCTTGATCATTGGAGATAGGCTTTTTGTTAATACTTGATGACCCTAGGGGTCACACACAGCCTGTCCCCCCCTCTCTGATTCAGGGAGAGGGGGGCAGCCTGCTCTGTCACCCGGGGGACATGATagcagccagaagggagggggtaGGTATGCCGGGGTCTTTCCCAGTGTAAGGGTGCTGGGCCTTGCTAGACTGTCCCCAGAATGGTGGCCAGCGATCAGACAGTCCAGAACGCTCTATGAGCGTGGCAGGGAGGGCGGAGGGGTAGCCCGgccctgtgccaggcacggtGCGGTTTGGGGGCGGGAAGGTCCCTGGAGGTGGGGGTAGACCTGAGTGGTCGGCCTCGGTGGGCAACGATGTTCCAGACCTGCGGGGTTCCCCGCTGGGAGGCTACCTGTTGGAGTTGCGGGTCACAGACAGGCAGTGACATCCCGGTATGACCCTAAGGGTCGGGGAGAGGAGCGTCGCTGCCGGGCGGGGGGATTCCGGGTGGATGGCTGGTCCGGTTGGGGAGGGGAATCCCTGCCCGGCAAAGGCGCCCCGGGGCCCTTTCCCAGCTGACCTGAGTTTGCTGCCCGCCCTGTCGCCCGCAGGGGAGAAGCCCCACCAGTGCGCCGTGTGCTGGCGATCCTTCTCGCTGCGCGACTACCTGCTCAAGCACATGGTCACGCACACGGGCGTGCGCGCCTTCCAGTGCGCCGTCTGCGCCAAGCGCTTCACGCAGAAGAGCTCGCTCAACGTGCACATGCGCACCCACCGGCCGGAGCGCGCGCCGTGCCCCGCCTGCGGCAAGGTCTTCTCGCACCGCGCGCTGCTGGAGCGCCACCTGGCCGCGCACCCTGCGCCCTGATCCGGGCCTGGGGCCTGGCCACGCCCACCGAGGGATCGGTCAAGCCCCACCCGCTGTCACGCCTGCCGCGGCCACCAGCCCACGCTTTCTCCTGAGATCAGGCCCCCCTCCTGCTTCCACCCTCTCTCCAGCCCAGCGCGCCTTACTCCTCTCCTCCTACGTACTCGGCCCTCGGGTGGGGGCTGGCTGGGGATGGTCACCTCTGAGAACTGGATCATCTCCAACCTGAACTAGGGCTCAACCATGGTGCGGGGCCCAGGATTCAGGGCTCCGACTCTGGTTcacgcccctcccctcccatgaGTGGGGTGGGGTCTGCTCCCCTGCCCCTGTGTCAGGCCGGGAAATGTCCCCGGCTCCCCGACCCGAGCTAATCCTCCCTCATCTGGCGCCTGGGGCGTCTCAGGTGGGCCCATCATGGACTGAGGCCTGGCCTTGGGACCCCTGCTCTGTAATAAAGGACTGTGGGCCGTGGGGCCGAAACCTGGAAGCGTGAGCTCCCGGACCCGTGTGTTCCTCTTCCTCACAGACCGTCTGTGGGTGTTGGGCCTCAGTGCCCCTGTCCCTGGGCAGCATCCCTGCTGCTCCCTGGGCTCCTCTGGGCTGCGAGCGGATGATCCGCTTTGCCATCTCGTGTCTCTGTTCtctgggtgggagtggggtgcaCGTATGACTGGCGCTTGACTCTCCCAGAGCCCTCAGTCCTGTGCGGAGGGGTACAGACGGGTCTCGGAGAGGGAGGCCACATGTGGGAAATCCGCAGCCACAATCCCAGCTGCTGCCATCCAAGATAAAGATGTCGAGGGCCCTCCCCCCATATCTTCCAGACAGAATCTCTAGCCTTCAGACTTCTCCTCCCCTGTCCTGATGGGCATGATGGTTGAGCACCTCACTTTTGGGGGTCCAGGGGGTCTTTGGGGCCAGGCTGCCACTAGGGGGTCCAAACCCCAGGATAGCTGTCCTGGCTGGCAAGGTCGGAAGtgccaggcagggctggggtgggggcagggcagaaAGCGGCAGCCGGGACCCTTGGGCTGCCCACTGGGCTGCGGAAGATAGCCAGCCAGTGTCAGTTCGAGGCTACTCTTCGCGTGCCCCCATCACACTGTCGGCACGTGGCCTGGGCACCCCGGTCCAAAGTATCTGGAGCCGGTGAGGGGTGTGTGGCCTGTAGGGTGCTCCAGTAGCCCAGCTTGCCGTGATCCTAGGCCAATGGCAACGATTCTCTGCGCTACCCCCTGTGACTGCCTCCCAGAGGAGGGGGGCTAAGGCTTTCCTGGTCCAACCATGCACAGACTGCCAGACCCACATTCCAGGCAGAGTTCACCCTCCTGAACCCTGAGCATGGTCCCCATTGATGCCAAGGGTAAGGCAGAGAGTCAGAGTGGACCACATGGGTTGGAGGTCAGAGATGGGTTTGAATTCGGGCACTGCAGGTGTTCAAGggcttactgagcacctgctgtgtaccTGGCAAGAGGCTGGGGGCTCATCCCGGCCAGGCCCCGTCTCCCGGAGGATTCAGATTAAGTAGGTAGCACAGGAGGACTTCCTGGTGAGGTTTGCAGAGGGGAAGGCAGTGCTTACAGCTAGAGGTGCCCTGCTATCCTGCTGAATTTGCATTTGGCATGGCTGGAAGTTCAGTTTCCTGAGAGAGGGatttctgcctatttcccaagtgCCTGGGACACAGCGTGGGGGACAAAGGCAGAGGGGCTGGAACCAcgtggaagaccaggcagagtgaagcaaACAGTTGGGGTTAAGAAGGGCTGGAGGCAGAGTCCTGGAGCCACCACCATGGTCAACAGCCTCTGGGTCACCGCCAGGGGGTGGGGCCGACGGGTTATCGGCCCGGGCAAGAGGTGGGCATTCCTGGTCAtttccctgaggcaggagcaggtATCATGGGCATCTGGGGACGACTGGCCTTCttgctgttgctgctgttgctgctgcgaGGCCTGGGGCAGTCCTCATGGCCTGCAGCAGTGGCCCTGGCTCTGCGCTGGCTCCTGGGAGACTCCGCCTGCTGTGTGCTGCTGGGCCTGGCTGTGCTGGCGTGGCCCTGGCTCGGCCCCTGGATGCCCCACTGGCTGAGTCTGGCGGCCGCGGCCCTCACGCTGGCTCTGCTGCCCACGCAGCCGCCCCCAGGGCTGCGCTGGCTGCCTGCAGACCTGGCCTACATCATCAAGTATCTCCGCCTGGGCCTGAACATCTGGGCGCGCTTGAGCCGCCAGCCACCCGACACCTTCGTAGATTCCTTCGAGCGGCGG
This genomic window from Mesoplodon densirostris isolate mMesDen1 chromosome 19, mMesDen1 primary haplotype, whole genome shotgun sequence contains:
- the ZBTB45 gene encoding zinc finger and BTB domain-containing protein 45 codes for the protein MAAAEAVHHIHLQNFSRSLLETLNGQRLGGHFCDVTVRIREASLRAHRCVLAAGSPFFQDKLLLGHSEIRVPPVVPAQTVRQLVEFLYSGSLVVAQGEALQVLTAASVLRIQTVIDECTQIIARARAPAPGTPAPAPLPTPVPPPLAPAQLRHRLRHLLAARPPGHPGAAHTRKQRQPARLQLPAPPAPAKAEGSDADPALTAAPDDGGDDDDDETDEETDGEDGEGGGPGEGQAPPSFPDCAAGFLPAAADGAREEPPAPAGLSDYGGAGRDFLRGTSAAEDVFPDSYVSAWQDGDQTAPEGCPAETPAPPDCVLSGPRPPGVKTPGPPVALFPFHLGAPGPPAQPPPASSGPAPAPPPAFYPALQPDAAPSAPLGEAPAPPAAPSAAPSTTPARAPGAEPPAYECSHCHKTFSSRKNYTKHMFIHSGEKPHQCAVCWRSFSLRDYLLKHMVTHTGVRAFQCAVCAKRFTQKSSLNVHMRTHRPERAPCPACGKVFSHRALLERHLAAHPAP